One genomic window of Syntrophales bacterium includes the following:
- a CDS encoding NifU family protein: MKEKVEAALSKIKPMLAGVDVVIREINDGVLKVQIFMASCGVGLSKEMVMEMLEEHLNKEVPEVKEIVAV; the protein is encoded by the coding sequence ATGAAAGAAAAGGTTGAAGCTGCTCTGTCTAAGATAAAACCAATGTTGGCAGGTGTTGATGTGGTAATAAGAGAAATCAATGATGGTGTTTTGAAAGTCCAGATTTTCATGGCCAGTTGTGGAGTCGGGCTGAGCAAGGAAATGGTCATGGAAATGCTTGAAGAGCATCTTAATAAAGAGGTGCCTGAGGTTAAAGAGATAGTCGCCGTCTAA
- a CDS encoding phosphoribosylanthranilate isomerase codes for MTKVKICGITNLKDALHAADCGADALGFIYYPKSPRYVAPEVARKIIEELPPGITKVGVFVNQDAEEIRELVEFCGLDMIQLHGDESPAYCRQFPASVLIKSLSLRVAHDLVKLRNYPVKTILVDAYDPGLYGGTGKKANWELAIKVKETHPLILSGGLNVDNIRQAIETVLPQAVDINSGVETSPGKKDPKMVRKIIEIVRQTDLDKKGDLPADKNTVSVQLSAFSFQRKQKDTRGSSQLPG; via the coding sequence GTGACAAAGGTAAAGATCTGCGGGATCACAAACCTGAAAGACGCCTTGCATGCGGCCGATTGCGGGGCTGACGCCCTCGGTTTCATTTACTATCCGAAGAGTCCCCGGTACGTGGCGCCGGAGGTCGCCAGGAAAATTATCGAAGAGCTTCCCCCTGGAATTACGAAGGTCGGCGTTTTTGTCAATCAAGATGCCGAAGAGATTAGGGAACTGGTGGAATTCTGCGGTCTTGACATGATCCAGCTTCACGGAGATGAATCTCCCGCCTATTGCCGTCAATTTCCGGCGTCTGTCCTGATCAAGTCCCTTTCCCTCCGAGTGGCGCATGACCTTGTAAAGTTGAGGAACTACCCTGTAAAGACGATCCTGGTTGATGCCTATGACCCTGGACTCTACGGAGGAACGGGGAAAAAAGCGAACTGGGAGCTGGCCATAAAGGTCAAGGAGACACACCCCCTCATCCTCTCCGGTGGTTTAAACGTGGACAATATACGGCAGGCCATCGAGACAGTTTTGCCCCAGGCTGTTGACATTAACAGCGGCGTTGAAACTTCACCGGGGAAAAAAGACCCCAAAATGGTCAGGAAAATCATCGAGATCGTACGACAGACAGATTTAGACAAAAAAGGTGACCTACCAGCAGATAAAAATACCGTAAGCGTTCAGCTATCAGCCTTCAGTTTTCAGCGAAAACAGAAAGATACCAGGGGAAGTTCACAACTTCCAGGATGA